One Manihot esculenta cultivar AM560-2 chromosome 6, M.esculenta_v8, whole genome shotgun sequence DNA segment encodes these proteins:
- the LOC110616797 gene encoding GDSL esterase/lipase At3g48460: protein MAASSYLFFQITLIAIFILSSSIFASSVNPTSSIPRTFKKIYAFGDSFTDTGNTRSVSGPSGFGHVSSFPYGSTFFHHSTNRYSDGRLMIDFAAEMLSLPYLPPYRHLKGNATHGVNFAVAGSTLINHAFFVKNNLTLDITPESIQTQMIWFNEFLEKQGCKGPVSSGPECRAALEDALIWVGEIGVNDYAYITGSSVPGDTIRELAISSVTNFLQALLSKGVKNVVVQGLPPTGCLTLAMTLAPEDDRDDMGCVKSVNDQSSTHNAVYLAQLQDLRRKFSNTTIAYLDFWNAYRTVIKNPKAYGFMETFKACCGSGDPPYNFNGFATCGTASASVCRNPAQYINWDGVHLTEAMYKVLSGMFLNGTYSQPPFESLLGRKQSEG from the exons ATGGCAGCTTCTTCATATCTCTTTTTCCAAATTACGCTCATTGCTATATTCATCCTCTCTTCTTCAATATTTGCTTCTAGTGTTAATCCAACTAGTTCTATTCCACGTACCTTCAAGAAGATCTATGCTTTTGGTGATTCATTCACGGATACTGGAAACACCAGGTCTGTGTCAGGTCCCAGCGGTTTTGGCCATGTCTCTAGCTTTCCATATGGCAGCACCTTCTTTCACCATTCCACGAACCGTTACTCCGATGGGCGGCTCATGATTGATTTTGCAGCTGAAATGTTATCCTTACCGTATTTGCCACCATATCGTCACCTCAAAGGCAATGCAACTCATGGGGTGAATTTTGCTGTGGCTGGCTCTACACTAATAAATCACGCATTCTTTGTTAAGAACAATCTCACCCTGGATATTACTCCCGAGTCTATCCAAACTCAGATGATTTGGTTCAATGAGTTCTTAGAAAAGCAGGGATGCAAAGGGCCAGTTTCGTCTGGCCCTGAGTGCAGAGCAGCATTAGAAGATGCGTTGATCTGGGTTGGTGAAATTGGAGTTAACGACTATGCTTATATAACTGGATCGTCAGTACCTGGAGACACCATCAGGGAACTGGCAATCAGTAGCGTGACTAACTTTCTACAG GCATTGTTGAGCAAAGGTGTGAAAAACGTTGTTGTCCAAGGTCTGCCTCCCACAGGATGCTTGACACTGGCTATGACGCTAGCTCCTGAAGATGACAGAGACGATATGGGGTGTGTGAAGAGTGTAAACGATCAAAGCAGTACCCACAATGCCGTTTACTTAGCTCAATTACAAGATCTCAGGAGGAAATTTTCCAATACTACAATTGCGTATCTTGATTTCTGGAACGCCTACCGCACGGTTATAAAGAATCCAAAGGCTTATGGGTTCATGGAGACCTTTAAGGCTTGCTGTGGATCAGGAGATCCCCCTTACAACTTCAATGGGTTTGCTACATGTGGCACAGCCTCTGCTAGTGTTTGTCGGAATCCTGCTCAGTACATAAACTGGGATGGAGTTCACCTCACAGAAGCTATGTATAAGGTGCTTAGTGGCATGTTTCTCAATGGAACTTACAGTCAACCTCCGTTTGAGTCCTTGTTGGGCAGGAAACAAAGTGAAGGATGA
- the LOC110617122 gene encoding E3 ubiquitin-protein ligase AIRP2 isoform X1, with translation MMDYYELAAMSSYQEPLKVLEADIHHANVLAASIPRGKSGTCVQMKLVYNHLAPICLLLLQLMNCSCTCLLSSYLNLFHIVLYQVCSDGKPKVSSCRRKATIREFYAVILPSLQYLHGDPMELAMTQAEDCMEVVVKKRLEGRRKFLDMDLEREDECGICLEPCTKMVVPNCCHSMCINCYHDWNTRSESCPFCRGSLKRVNSGDLWVLTCNKDVIDTETVLREDILRFYLYINSLPKDIPDALFLVYYEYLI, from the exons ATGATGGATTATTATGAGCTTGCAGCTATGTCTTCTTACCAAGAACCCCTTAAGGTTCTCGAGGCTGATATCCACCACGCTAATGTGTT GGCAGCTTCTATACCAAGAGGCAAGAGTGGTACCTGTGTGCAAATGAAATTGGTATACAATCACTTGGCACCCATTTGTCTGCTGCTACTCCAATTGATGAATTGTTCGTGTACATGTCTACTTTCGAGTTATTTAAATCTTTTCCACATAGTTTTGTATCAG GTATGCTCAGATGGGAAGCCAAAGGTCTCTTCATGCAGAAGGAAAGCAACCATTAGGGAATTCTATG CTGTTATATTACCGTCACTTCAATATCTCCATGGTGATCCAATGGAATTGGCCATGACTCAAGCAGAAGATTGTATGGAGGTGGTTGTCAAGAAAAGACTGGAGGGTAGGAGGAAATTTTTAGATATGGATTTAGAGAGGGAAGATGAATGTGGGATATGTTTGGAGCCTTGTACAAAAATGGTTGTGCCAAACTGCTGTCACTCAATGTGCATCAACTGCTACCATGACTG GAACACAAGATCAGAATCTTGCCCATTTTGCCGGGGAAGTCTGAAAAGAGTGAATTCAGGTGACTTATGGGTTCTCACTTGCAACAAGGATGTCATTGACACTGAAACTGTGTTAAGAGAGGATATATTGCGGTTCTATCTTTATATAAACAGCCTGCCTAAGGATATCCCTGATGCTTTGTTCTTGGTGTATTATGAGTACTTAATCTAA
- the LOC110617122 gene encoding E3 ubiquitin-protein ligase AIRP2 isoform X2, giving the protein MSLQLCLLTKNPLRFSRLISTTLMCSSIPRGKSGTCVQMKLVYNHLAPICLLLLQLMNCSCTCLLSSYLNLFHIVLYQVCSDGKPKVSSCRRKATIREFYAVILPSLQYLHGDPMELAMTQAEDCMEVVVKKRLEGRRKFLDMDLEREDECGICLEPCTKMVVPNCCHSMCINCYHDWNTRSESCPFCRGSLKRVNSGDLWVLTCNKDVIDTETVLREDILRFYLYINSLPKDIPDALFLVYYEYLI; this is encoded by the exons ATGAGCTTGCAGCTATGTCTTCTTACCAAGAACCCCTTAAGGTTCTCGAGGCTGATATCCACCACGCTAATGTGTT CTTCTATACCAAGAGGCAAGAGTGGTACCTGTGTGCAAATGAAATTGGTATACAATCACTTGGCACCCATTTGTCTGCTGCTACTCCAATTGATGAATTGTTCGTGTACATGTCTACTTTCGAGTTATTTAAATCTTTTCCACATAGTTTTGTATCAG GTATGCTCAGATGGGAAGCCAAAGGTCTCTTCATGCAGAAGGAAAGCAACCATTAGGGAATTCTATG CTGTTATATTACCGTCACTTCAATATCTCCATGGTGATCCAATGGAATTGGCCATGACTCAAGCAGAAGATTGTATGGAGGTGGTTGTCAAGAAAAGACTGGAGGGTAGGAGGAAATTTTTAGATATGGATTTAGAGAGGGAAGATGAATGTGGGATATGTTTGGAGCCTTGTACAAAAATGGTTGTGCCAAACTGCTGTCACTCAATGTGCATCAACTGCTACCATGACTG GAACACAAGATCAGAATCTTGCCCATTTTGCCGGGGAAGTCTGAAAAGAGTGAATTCAGGTGACTTATGGGTTCTCACTTGCAACAAGGATGTCATTGACACTGAAACTGTGTTAAGAGAGGATATATTGCGGTTCTATCTTTATATAAACAGCCTGCCTAAGGATATCCCTGATGCTTTGTTCTTGGTGTATTATGAGTACTTAATCTAA
- the LOC110618058 gene encoding adenine/guanine permease AZG2, protein MGAHQLCPKLSSSCQKMETSLNDYVSKSKIGRFFKLEARKSCFTKELRAATATFLTMAYIITVNATILSDSGVTCSIADCSPPANQTTPSPDCVLKPNDGYQSCLDRAKSDLIVATILSSMIGSFAMGILANLPLGLAPGMGPNAYLAYNLVGFHGTGPLSYKTAMAVVLVEGCAFLAISAFGLRAKLARLIPHPVRLACAAGIGLFIAFVGLQVHQGVGLVGPDPSTLVTVTACSSTNPATGECIAGKMHSPTFWLSSVGFLITCYGLVKGIKGSMIYGILFVTFISWIRGTAVTYFPYTPVGESNYNYFKQVVDFHKIQTTAGAISFSKFNTSDAWVALATLLYVDVLATTGTLYTMAEIGGFVNDKGRFEGEYMAFMVDAGSTIVGSALGVSPIATYIESSAGIREGGRTGLTAVIIGFYFLLSLFFTPLLTSVPPWAIGPSLVIVGILMMKVVKDINWEDMKEAVPAFMTMLLMPLTYSIANGIIAGIGLYIALNMYDYMMRSVGWIMKMRRMVVKEQNQVSATAGVDPSVEII, encoded by the coding sequence ATGGGAGCTCATCAGCTATGTCCAAAACTTTCATCTTCTTGTCAGAAAATGGAGACGAGCTTAAATGACTACGTTTCAAAGAGCAAGATTGGTAGATTCTTTAAGCTTGAAGCAAGAAAGAGTTGTTTCACCAAGGAGCTACGTGCTGCTACTGCCACTTTCCTTACCATGGCTTATATCATCACTGTTAACGCCACCATCCTTTCTGACTCCGGCGTCACTTGCTCCATCGCTGACTGCTCGCCTCCGGCTAACCAGACAACTCCTAGTCCTGATTGTGTGCTTAAGCCCAATGACGGTTACCAAAGCTGCCTTGACAGAGCTAAGAGTGACCTCATTGTTGCAACAATATTGTCGTCTATGATTGGGTCGTTTGCTATGGGGATTCTGGCCAATCTGCCTCTGGGTTTGGCCCCAGGTATGGGTCCTAATGCTTACTTGGCTTATAATTTGGTGGGGTTTCATGGAACTGGACCCCTCTCATACAAGACAGCAATGGCCGTAGTCTTGGTTGAGGGCTGTGCCTTTCTTGCAATATCTGCTTTTGGGCTTAGAGCAAAGCTTGCGAGGCTCATACCCCATCCAGTTCGCCTGGCTTGTGCAGCAGGCATTGGGCTTTTCATTGCATTTGTTGGCTTGCAAGTCCACCAGGGAGTGGGCCTGGTTGGACCAGACCCATCAACTCTGGTGACCGTCACAGCATGCTCGAGTACAAATCCGGCAACCGGAGAGTGCATCGCCGGAAAAATGCACAGCCCAACATTTTGGCTCAGCTCAGTTGGGTTCCTAATCACATGTTATGGTTTAGTGAAAGGAATTAAAGGCAGCATGATATATGGCATTCTTTTTGTGACGTTCATCTCATGGATTAGAGGAACTGCAGTCACTTACTTCCCATACACTCCAGTAGGCGAATCAAATTACAACTACTTCAAGCAAGTGGTGGACTTCCACAAAATCCAGACCACAGCTGGGGCAATCAGCTTCAGCAAGTTCAATACAAGTGATGCATGGGTGGCTCTAGCAACTCTATTGTATGTTGATGTGCTAGCCACCACAGGGACACTCTACACAATGGCAGAGATTGGAGGCTTTGTgaatgataaagggagatttgaaGGAGAGTACATGGCCTTCATGGTAGATGCAGGCTCCACAATAGTGGGGTCTGCCTTAGGAGTATCACCAATAGCAACATACATAGAATCATCGGCTGGGATTAGAGAAGGTGGCAGAACAGGATTAACTGCAGTAATAATAGGTTTCTACTTTTTACTGTCATTGTTTTTTACTCCTCTACTGACAAGTGTGCCTCCATGGGCCATAGGGCCTTCACTGGTGATTGTTGGGATACTGATGATGAAGGTTGTGAAGGACATAAACTGGGAGGATATGAAAGAGGCAGTGCCAGCTTTTATGACCATGCTGCTTATGCCCTTAACTTATTCAATAGCAAATGGGATTATTGCAGGCATTGGGCTTTATATTGCTCTGAATATGTATGATTATATGATGAGATCAGTGGGATGGATAATGAAAATGAGAAGAATGGTGGTGAAAGAACAAAATCAAGTGTCTGCTACAGCTGGTGTAGATCCTTCAGTTGAAATAATTTAA
- the LOC110617558 gene encoding kelch domain-containing protein 4 isoform X2, with the protein MGKKTKKPGKGKEKTERKTAKAEEKRARRETKKVSPEDDIDAILLSIQKEEAKKKEVHVEENVPAPSPRSNCTLNINPLKDTELILYGGEFYNGNKTFVYGDLYRYDVEKQEWKRISSPNSPPPRSAHQAVAWKNYLYIFGGEFTSPNQERFHHYKDFWVLDLKTNQWEQLNLKGCPTPRSGHRMVLYKHKIIVFGGFYDTLREVRYYNDLYIFDLDQFKWQEIKPKLGAMWPSARSGFQFFVYQDEIFLYGGYSKEVSSDKNSSEKGVVHSDMWSLDPRTWEWNKVKKSGMPPGPRAGFSMSVHKKRALLFGGVVDMEMQGDVMMSLFLNELYGFQLDNYRWYPLELRKEKSTKDKLKKNTEQRSNGPDVDKINSMDVECATHDDENQDYLEDAADSESTIDEISQHMKTNMAVIDVGSLGAKFDGRLDASKAKLVQQNSVSPEASESEWVEASEDEDDDEDEDESEDGCSSDGSSDDDDDDDGDGDDGDVEVRNNGSASLKVGDAVAIIKGEKKNLRRKEKRARIEQIRANLGLSDSQRTPVPGESLRDFYRRTNLYWQMAAHEHTQHTGKELRKDGFDLAEARYRELKPILDELAILEAEQKAEEQEAEPSSRKRGKKKNK; encoded by the exons aTGGGAAAGAAAACGAAGAAACCGGGAAAAGGTAAAGAGAAAACGGAGAGGAAAACAGCGAAAGCTGAGGAGAAGAGAGCTAGAAGAGAGACGAAGAAAGTCTCTCCTGAAGATGACATTGACGCCATTCTG TTGAGCATACAAAAGGAGGAAGCCAAGAAGAAGGAAGTCCATGTAGAAGAAAATGTTCCTGCACCATCCCCCCGATCGAATTGTACA CTAAATATTAATCCCTTGAAAGACACTGAATTAATCCTTTATGGAGGTGAATTCTACAATGGTAACAAG ACATTTGTGTACGGGGATCTTTACCGTTATGATGTGGAAAAGCAAGAATGGAAGAGGATTTCAAGCCCCAATAGCCCACCTCCTCGCAGTGCACATCAGGCAGTTGCTTGGAAAAATTATCTTTATATATTTG GTGGTGAATTCACATCTCCAAATCAGGAGCGCTTCCATCACTACAAG GACTTCTGGGTCTTGGACCTGAAAACAAATCAGTGGGAACAATTAAACTTGAAAGGATGTCCTACTCCACGTTCAGGCCATCGAATG GTTTTATACAAGCACAAAATTATTGTTTTCGGTGGTTTCTATGACACTCTTAGAGAAGTGAG ATATTATAATGACTTGTATATATTTGACCTAGATCAGTTCAAG TGGCAAGAAATAAAGCCAAAGCTTGGAGCAATGTGGCCAAGTGCTCGGAGTGGTTTTCAGTTTTTTGTTTATCAAGATGAG ATCTTTTTATATGGTGGCTACTCAAAAGAGGTTTCATCCGATAAAAATAGTTCTGAGAAAGGTGTTGTTCACTCGGACATGTGGTCTCTTGATCCTAGGACTTGGGAATGGAACAAG GTAAAGAAAAGTGGGATGCCTCCTGGGCCCCGTGCTGGGTTCTCGATGAGTGTTCATAAGAAGCGTGCTTTGTTATTTGGAGGAGTTGTGGACATGGAAATGCAAG GAGACGTAATGATGAGCTTATTCTTGAATGAACTTTATGGCTTCCAATTAGATAACTATCGCTG GTACCCCTTGGAGCTACGGAAGGAAAAGTCAACAAAAGATAAG ttaaaaaaaaatactgaaCAAAGGTCTAATGGACCTGACGTGGACAAGATAAATTCAATGGACGTGGAGTGTGCCACACATGATGATGAGAATCAAGATTACCTTGAAGATGCAGCTGATTCTGAAAGCACCATTGATGAAATATCTCAGCATATGAAAACAAACATGGCCGTAATTGATGTTGGTTCTTTGGGTGCCAAATTTGATGGAAGGCTTGACGCATCTAAAGCTAAACTGGTTCAGCAAAATTCTGTTTCACCAGAG GCGTCTGAATCTGAGTGGGTGGAAGCCTCAGAGGATGAAGATGATGACGAGGATGAAGATGAAAGTGAAGATGGTTGCAGCAGTGATGGCAGcagtgatgatgatgatgatgatgatggcgATGGTGATGATGGTGATGTAGAG GTTAGGAACAATGGTTCTGCATCACTTAAAGTGGGAGATGCTGTTGCTATAATAAAGGGTGAGAAAAAGAATCTCCGAAGGAAGGAGAAACGGGCCAGGATAGAGCAGATTAGAGCCAATCTTGGCCTTTCAGATTCACAAAGAACCCCAGTG CCTGGAGAATCCTTGAGGGATTTCTATAGGCGGACAAATTTGTACTGGCAAATGGCAGCCCATGAACATACACAGCACACTGGAAAG GAGCTTCGCAAGGATGGTTTTGATCTTGCTGAAGCTCGGTATAGGGAACTTAAACCAATTCTTGATGAG TTGGCTATACTAGAGGCGGAGCAGAAGGCTGAAGAACAAGAGGCTGAACCTAGTTCAAGAAAGAGGGgcaagaagaagaacaagtaa
- the LOC110617558 gene encoding kelch domain-containing protein 4 isoform X1: MGKKTKKPGKGKEKTERKTAKAEEKRARRETKKVSPEDDIDAILLSIQKEEAKKKEVHVEENVPAPSPRSNCTLNINPLKDTELILYGGEFYNGNKTFVYGDLYRYDVEKQEWKRISSPNSPPPRSAHQAVAWKNYLYIFGGEFTSPNQERFHHYKDFWVLDLKTNQWEQLNLKGCPTPRSGHRMVLYKHKIIVFGGFYDTLREVRYYNDLYIFDLDQFKWQEIKPKLGAMWPSARSGFQFFVYQDEIFLYGGYSKEVSSDKNSSEKGVVHSDMWSLDPRTWEWNKVKKSGMPPGPRAGFSMSVHKKRALLFGGVVDMEMQGDVMMSLFLNELYGFQLDNYRWYPLELRKEKSTKDKLKKNTEQRSNGPDVDKINSMDVECATHDDENQDYLEDAADSESTIDEISQHMKTNMAVIDVGSLGAKFDGRLDASKAKLVQQNSVSPEIVKPCGRINSCMVVGKDTLYIYGGMMEIKDQEITLDDLYSLNLSKLDEWKCIIPASESEWVEASEDEDDDEDEDESEDGCSSDGSSDDDDDDDGDGDDGDVEVRNNGSASLKVGDAVAIIKGEKKNLRRKEKRARIEQIRANLGLSDSQRTPVPGESLRDFYRRTNLYWQMAAHEHTQHTGKELRKDGFDLAEARYRELKPILDELAILEAEQKAEEQEAEPSSRKRGKKKNK, encoded by the exons aTGGGAAAGAAAACGAAGAAACCGGGAAAAGGTAAAGAGAAAACGGAGAGGAAAACAGCGAAAGCTGAGGAGAAGAGAGCTAGAAGAGAGACGAAGAAAGTCTCTCCTGAAGATGACATTGACGCCATTCTG TTGAGCATACAAAAGGAGGAAGCCAAGAAGAAGGAAGTCCATGTAGAAGAAAATGTTCCTGCACCATCCCCCCGATCGAATTGTACA CTAAATATTAATCCCTTGAAAGACACTGAATTAATCCTTTATGGAGGTGAATTCTACAATGGTAACAAG ACATTTGTGTACGGGGATCTTTACCGTTATGATGTGGAAAAGCAAGAATGGAAGAGGATTTCAAGCCCCAATAGCCCACCTCCTCGCAGTGCACATCAGGCAGTTGCTTGGAAAAATTATCTTTATATATTTG GTGGTGAATTCACATCTCCAAATCAGGAGCGCTTCCATCACTACAAG GACTTCTGGGTCTTGGACCTGAAAACAAATCAGTGGGAACAATTAAACTTGAAAGGATGTCCTACTCCACGTTCAGGCCATCGAATG GTTTTATACAAGCACAAAATTATTGTTTTCGGTGGTTTCTATGACACTCTTAGAGAAGTGAG ATATTATAATGACTTGTATATATTTGACCTAGATCAGTTCAAG TGGCAAGAAATAAAGCCAAAGCTTGGAGCAATGTGGCCAAGTGCTCGGAGTGGTTTTCAGTTTTTTGTTTATCAAGATGAG ATCTTTTTATATGGTGGCTACTCAAAAGAGGTTTCATCCGATAAAAATAGTTCTGAGAAAGGTGTTGTTCACTCGGACATGTGGTCTCTTGATCCTAGGACTTGGGAATGGAACAAG GTAAAGAAAAGTGGGATGCCTCCTGGGCCCCGTGCTGGGTTCTCGATGAGTGTTCATAAGAAGCGTGCTTTGTTATTTGGAGGAGTTGTGGACATGGAAATGCAAG GAGACGTAATGATGAGCTTATTCTTGAATGAACTTTATGGCTTCCAATTAGATAACTATCGCTG GTACCCCTTGGAGCTACGGAAGGAAAAGTCAACAAAAGATAAG ttaaaaaaaaatactgaaCAAAGGTCTAATGGACCTGACGTGGACAAGATAAATTCAATGGACGTGGAGTGTGCCACACATGATGATGAGAATCAAGATTACCTTGAAGATGCAGCTGATTCTGAAAGCACCATTGATGAAATATCTCAGCATATGAAAACAAACATGGCCGTAATTGATGTTGGTTCTTTGGGTGCCAAATTTGATGGAAGGCTTGACGCATCTAAAGCTAAACTGGTTCAGCAAAATTCTGTTTCACCAGAG ATAGTGAAGCCCTGTGGACGTATAAACTCTTGCATGGTTGTTGGCAAagatacactgtacatatatgGGGGGATGATGGAGATTAAAGACCAAGAGATTACACTTGACGATTTATATTCTCTTAATCTAAGCAAACTTGATGAGTGGAAGTGTATTATTCCG GCGTCTGAATCTGAGTGGGTGGAAGCCTCAGAGGATGAAGATGATGACGAGGATGAAGATGAAAGTGAAGATGGTTGCAGCAGTGATGGCAGcagtgatgatgatgatgatgatgatggcgATGGTGATGATGGTGATGTAGAG GTTAGGAACAATGGTTCTGCATCACTTAAAGTGGGAGATGCTGTTGCTATAATAAAGGGTGAGAAAAAGAATCTCCGAAGGAAGGAGAAACGGGCCAGGATAGAGCAGATTAGAGCCAATCTTGGCCTTTCAGATTCACAAAGAACCCCAGTG CCTGGAGAATCCTTGAGGGATTTCTATAGGCGGACAAATTTGTACTGGCAAATGGCAGCCCATGAACATACACAGCACACTGGAAAG GAGCTTCGCAAGGATGGTTTTGATCTTGCTGAAGCTCGGTATAGGGAACTTAAACCAATTCTTGATGAG TTGGCTATACTAGAGGCGGAGCAGAAGGCTGAAGAACAAGAGGCTGAACCTAGTTCAAGAAAGAGGGgcaagaagaagaacaagtaa
- the LOC110617558 gene encoding kelch domain-containing protein 4 isoform X3 — protein sequence MFLHHPPDRILNINPLKDTELILYGGEFYNGNKTFVYGDLYRYDVEKQEWKRISSPNSPPPRSAHQAVAWKNYLYIFGGEFTSPNQERFHHYKDFWVLDLKTNQWEQLNLKGCPTPRSGHRMVLYKHKIIVFGGFYDTLREVRYYNDLYIFDLDQFKWQEIKPKLGAMWPSARSGFQFFVYQDEIFLYGGYSKEVSSDKNSSEKGVVHSDMWSLDPRTWEWNKVKKSGMPPGPRAGFSMSVHKKRALLFGGVVDMEMQGDVMMSLFLNELYGFQLDNYRWYPLELRKEKSTKDKLKKNTEQRSNGPDVDKINSMDVECATHDDENQDYLEDAADSESTIDEISQHMKTNMAVIDVGSLGAKFDGRLDASKAKLVQQNSVSPEIVKPCGRINSCMVVGKDTLYIYGGMMEIKDQEITLDDLYSLNLSKLDEWKCIIPASESEWVEASEDEDDDEDEDESEDGCSSDGSSDDDDDDDGDGDDGDVEVRNNGSASLKVGDAVAIIKGEKKNLRRKEKRARIEQIRANLGLSDSQRTPVPGESLRDFYRRTNLYWQMAAHEHTQHTGKELRKDGFDLAEARYRELKPILDELAILEAEQKAEEQEAEPSSRKRGKKKNK from the exons ATGTTCCTGCACCATCCCCCCGATCGAATT CTAAATATTAATCCCTTGAAAGACACTGAATTAATCCTTTATGGAGGTGAATTCTACAATGGTAACAAG ACATTTGTGTACGGGGATCTTTACCGTTATGATGTGGAAAAGCAAGAATGGAAGAGGATTTCAAGCCCCAATAGCCCACCTCCTCGCAGTGCACATCAGGCAGTTGCTTGGAAAAATTATCTTTATATATTTG GTGGTGAATTCACATCTCCAAATCAGGAGCGCTTCCATCACTACAAG GACTTCTGGGTCTTGGACCTGAAAACAAATCAGTGGGAACAATTAAACTTGAAAGGATGTCCTACTCCACGTTCAGGCCATCGAATG GTTTTATACAAGCACAAAATTATTGTTTTCGGTGGTTTCTATGACACTCTTAGAGAAGTGAG ATATTATAATGACTTGTATATATTTGACCTAGATCAGTTCAAG TGGCAAGAAATAAAGCCAAAGCTTGGAGCAATGTGGCCAAGTGCTCGGAGTGGTTTTCAGTTTTTTGTTTATCAAGATGAG ATCTTTTTATATGGTGGCTACTCAAAAGAGGTTTCATCCGATAAAAATAGTTCTGAGAAAGGTGTTGTTCACTCGGACATGTGGTCTCTTGATCCTAGGACTTGGGAATGGAACAAG GTAAAGAAAAGTGGGATGCCTCCTGGGCCCCGTGCTGGGTTCTCGATGAGTGTTCATAAGAAGCGTGCTTTGTTATTTGGAGGAGTTGTGGACATGGAAATGCAAG GAGACGTAATGATGAGCTTATTCTTGAATGAACTTTATGGCTTCCAATTAGATAACTATCGCTG GTACCCCTTGGAGCTACGGAAGGAAAAGTCAACAAAAGATAAG ttaaaaaaaaatactgaaCAAAGGTCTAATGGACCTGACGTGGACAAGATAAATTCAATGGACGTGGAGTGTGCCACACATGATGATGAGAATCAAGATTACCTTGAAGATGCAGCTGATTCTGAAAGCACCATTGATGAAATATCTCAGCATATGAAAACAAACATGGCCGTAATTGATGTTGGTTCTTTGGGTGCCAAATTTGATGGAAGGCTTGACGCATCTAAAGCTAAACTGGTTCAGCAAAATTCTGTTTCACCAGAG ATAGTGAAGCCCTGTGGACGTATAAACTCTTGCATGGTTGTTGGCAAagatacactgtacatatatgGGGGGATGATGGAGATTAAAGACCAAGAGATTACACTTGACGATTTATATTCTCTTAATCTAAGCAAACTTGATGAGTGGAAGTGTATTATTCCG GCGTCTGAATCTGAGTGGGTGGAAGCCTCAGAGGATGAAGATGATGACGAGGATGAAGATGAAAGTGAAGATGGTTGCAGCAGTGATGGCAGcagtgatgatgatgatgatgatgatggcgATGGTGATGATGGTGATGTAGAG GTTAGGAACAATGGTTCTGCATCACTTAAAGTGGGAGATGCTGTTGCTATAATAAAGGGTGAGAAAAAGAATCTCCGAAGGAAGGAGAAACGGGCCAGGATAGAGCAGATTAGAGCCAATCTTGGCCTTTCAGATTCACAAAGAACCCCAGTG CCTGGAGAATCCTTGAGGGATTTCTATAGGCGGACAAATTTGTACTGGCAAATGGCAGCCCATGAACATACACAGCACACTGGAAAG GAGCTTCGCAAGGATGGTTTTGATCTTGCTGAAGCTCGGTATAGGGAACTTAAACCAATTCTTGATGAG TTGGCTATACTAGAGGCGGAGCAGAAGGCTGAAGAACAAGAGGCTGAACCTAGTTCAAGAAAGAGGGgcaagaagaagaacaagtaa